In the Acidobacteriota bacterium genome, AGCATGAACCCCTCCTGCAGGGAGCAATTGGTTTCTTGGCACAAAACACTAAATCGCGAGCAACCATTAGAGTAATTGCAAGCTACCAGTATTTTTGCCTCTACTATACGGTTATCTTACCTCTTTGCAAGCATTTTCCTAAGTGAAATTCTTGTGGCAATCTCGTGACGATTCAGTAAACAAAAGGCTATCGGCTGGCCGTCGGTTGTGGCCTGGCATTGTCCCCGGTCCGCTGGACCGGTCACCATAGGCCGGTCGTGTGCCGGTAGACCCCGGTGGTTGGACTTACAACGACAGGCCAACGACAATCGCCCGGTATCATGGTCGCACGATCTGCCTCTGAAGGCAGTCCAGTCATCGGTCCCGTCAACAGCCGAATAATGGCTTCCTCGCAATCAGTCGTCTCAAGTCCTCCGGCATCCGAATCGCCGACTCCGGCCCGCTGGTATCCCCATTCGGGTTCGGTCGAAAACCCCGGCCCATGAGGGTGCCGCAGGCGACGGTCAAGCCGGCTCCGGCGTCGAATGGGGGGACAGCACGTTGTTGTCCCCGAGGAGGTCGAGGTATGCGGGAAAAGGGCGTGTCCGCTAACGTCGACGTAGAAGCAGCTACTGTGCCCCGTTTAAGCGATAAGGGGGGACGAGAAGGCAAAAAGTGCGATCGAGACGATGCAAAGTCGACAGGTGTTCAAGGGTTTTCTGTTCAGAGGGTCCTTCCACCGGGAACCGATGGACAGAGCTCCCTCCGCACCCCGCGGAGTGTCATTGTAAGCCTTCAGCCGCAGCGACTCGCAGGGTGCGTTCCCGACCTCGATGCTGCACCTTCCATTCGGATTCCTGGATCTTGCCCCTTCTTATCCTCTTGAGAACGTGGGCCATGTACTTGACGGTGAGTGTCCTGGTGATTTTGTCCCTGGGAAAACTGACCCTTCCGTCAACGGACAAGACGGTATCTCCGGTTCGCAGTCCGGACTCATGGGCCGGAGATCCAGGATGCACCTCTATGAGGTCAACGCCGTCCCTGCCTTTTTGCGCCACGATTCCGGCGTCTTCATTGGTCATTGTCCGGAACACCTCCGATCCTACGTTGGTCCAGCCTTCGTCCCAGGCGCCTGTCACCAGGAATACCCCTGTTCCGGGCGGCTCGGAATCGGAGGCGTCTTCTTCCCAGTAGTTGGCTCCCGCTCCCAGGACTTCCCGAAAGTCGGATCGGATCTGGTGGATCAGTTTGGAGGTGGCCTTGAGGGTTTTTGAGTGATGGGCTTGGCTGGATGTGCGTGCATTGTAAATCACGAAGCGAAATTCATCGCCCGTCATGAACTCCTCGGGAGCGTAGATGTAAACACCCGCATAAGCCTCGTCGACGAACTTGGCCAAGGGGCCGTCCAGGGTATTTTCCATGATCTGCCGACCGGGACGAACCGGCTCGATCAGTTGACCGTCGCGGAAGACCTTGAAGTCTTAGAACTCTCCCTTGAACTCAAAATGCTGCTGGGTATTGTAGACGCCGAGCCCGGCCAAAACGGCCGAACCGATCAGGCTTCCGGTAGTCAGCCCAACTTGGGGCTGGATCCGGAACGTCACTCCAAGATCCAGGGAAGCCTCGACATTTCGATGCCACTCGTAGAACAGTTCATCCATTGCACGATAGGATGGATCATGAATCTTTCGCCCCCGTCGCTTGTAGCGATTTTCGGCCTGCTGCATTTCGTCGCGGACGGCGAACCTGGCCAGGGACACCGGCGTCAGCACGGTCACCTGGAATTTGCCCGAATTGAGCGCACCCGTAGTGTACTGATAGTCCTTGATGTCGAAGCGACCGCTGGTTACCTTGGCCTTGAGGAGCTCGATTGGATACCGCTTCAAGCTCAAGGTCCTAAGGGGTTGG is a window encoding:
- a CDS encoding PDZ domain-containing protein is translated as MENTLDGPLAKFVDEAYAGVYIYAPEEFMTGDEFRFVIYNARTSSQAHHSKTLKATSKLIHQIRSDFREVLGAGANYWEEDASDSEPPGTGVFLVTGAWDEGWTNVGSEVFRTMTNEDAGIVAQKGRDGVDLIEVHPGSPAHESGLRTGDTVLSVDGRVSFPRDKITRTLTVKYMAHVLKRIRRGKIQESEWKVQHRGRERTLRVAAAEGLQ